In Granulicatella elegans, one genomic interval encodes:
- a CDS encoding NCS2 family permease encodes MENFFKLKENNTTFGTELLAGLTTFFAMSYIIFVNPSILSQTGMPFQAVFLSTIVAAVVSTLVMGLFANVPYALAPGMGLNAFFTFTVVFGLGFTWQEALAMVFICGLLNVFITVTKIRKMIIQAIPVSMQHAIGGGIGVFVAYIGLKNANLLSFLTDAKTITTINNQPFQATTEVFKGGVFAVTSNGGVVPSLVNFTQSDALLALIGLLITVILVIRNVRGAILIGIIATTLLAIPMGVVDLSTVNWSQNSLASAFSDLQVTIFAAFGPEGMGKLFSNPAKLPLVLMTIFAFSLSDTFDTLGTFIGTGRKTGIFSEEDERMLEEGSGFSSKMDKALFADAIGTSIGAIFGTSNTTTYVESAAGIGAGGRTGLTAVTTAALFAASTLLAPFVGIVPAAATAPALIVVGVMMLSSFADVQWDHLEEAVPAFFAGIFMALCYSISYGIAAGFIFYCFIKTLTGKSKEVHPILWVATGLFILNFIILAIL; translated from the coding sequence ATGGAAAATTTCTTTAAATTAAAAGAAAATAACACAACTTTTGGGACGGAACTTTTAGCGGGACTTACAACATTTTTTGCGATGTCTTATATCATCTTCGTAAACCCTAGTATTCTTAGTCAAACGGGAATGCCATTCCAAGCAGTCTTCCTATCCACAATTGTGGCAGCAGTTGTTAGTACATTAGTGATGGGACTATTTGCCAATGTACCTTACGCATTAGCACCAGGAATGGGATTGAATGCCTTCTTTACATTTACTGTCGTATTCGGATTAGGCTTTACTTGGCAAGAAGCATTAGCAATGGTATTTATTTGTGGATTATTAAATGTATTTATTACAGTGACAAAAATTCGTAAAATGATTATTCAAGCAATTCCAGTCAGTATGCAACACGCCATCGGTGGCGGGATTGGAGTGTTCGTTGCTTATATTGGTTTGAAAAATGCAAACTTATTAAGTTTCTTAACTGATGCTAAAACAATTACAACCATTAATAATCAACCGTTTCAAGCAACTACAGAAGTTTTTAAAGGTGGAGTTTTCGCTGTTACTTCTAACGGTGGAGTAGTTCCTTCTTTAGTGAATTTTACTCAAAGCGATGCATTATTAGCGTTAATTGGTTTATTAATTACAGTCATTTTAGTCATTAGAAATGTTCGTGGAGCTATATTAATTGGAATTATTGCTACAACTCTATTAGCAATCCCAATGGGAGTAGTTGATTTATCAACAGTAAATTGGTCTCAAAATTCATTAGCTTCTGCGTTTTCGGATTTGCAAGTAACTATTTTTGCAGCATTTGGTCCAGAAGGAATGGGTAAATTATTCTCAAATCCTGCGAAATTACCATTAGTATTAATGACAATTTTTGCATTTAGTTTATCAGATACATTTGATACATTAGGAACTTTTATTGGAACAGGTCGTAAGACAGGAATCTTCTCTGAAGAAGATGAAAGAATGTTAGAAGAAGGTTCAGGCTTCTCTTCTAAAATGGATAAAGCTTTATTTGCAGATGCGATTGGAACTTCAATCGGAGCAATTTTCGGAACAAGTAATACAACAACTTATGTAGAAAGTGCAGCAGGTATCGGTGCTGGGGGACGTACTGGATTAACAGCCGTAACAACAGCAGCATTATTTGCAGCTTCAACATTATTAGCACCATTTGTAGGAATCGTTCCTGCAGCAGCAACAGCACCTGCTTTAATTGTTGTAGGGGTTATGATGTTATCATCTTTTGCAGATGTTCAATGGGATCATTTAGAAGAAGCAGTTCCAGCATTCTTTGCGGGAATCTTTATGGCGCTTTGTTACAGCATTTCATACGGAATTGCAGCAGGGTTTATCTTCTATTGCTTCATTAAAACATTAACAGGCAAATCTAAAGAAGTTCACCCAATTTTATGGGTAGCGACAGGGTTGTTCATCTTGAACTTCATTATTTTAGCCATTCTATAA
- a CDS encoding PLP-dependent aminotransferase family protein: protein MFKYQEVSLQIRQQIEEGIYKKGDRLPSIREMIQQYDCNKDTILKALHLLKEESLIYPVEKSGYYVLKNRVPVRNTTKIGLPNPLQFPIEDFRKCLNESVMASYEGVSNQRESVRGDRELIEAMVPLLESYGVYAKEGQLSITTGTQQALYILLQLIGTGGLLLEQPTYSRMNQLVKELGIPYQIIEREQTQDTISLEKLERIFQSGTIRYFYTISRFHNPLGISYPDSVKKKIVELAEKYQVYIIEDDYMADYERGTATPLHYFDTNERVIYVKSFSSIIFSAFKMGIVVLPNAFIKEFEKRKQLLDFDSNLLMQKTLALFIQNGLFEKHRQKMVAHYHEKSQQFRQLLEQSTVGKTHLHGTQLLLENSQLSLLKGPLHSGITIDTLEEAYIEEIIPQIFSLDVYALSMTDMQDLIHLLEEGGVDE from the coding sequence ATGTTTAAATATCAAGAAGTAAGTCTTCAAATTCGTCAGCAAATCGAAGAAGGTATTTATAAAAAGGGAGATCGACTTCCTTCCATTCGTGAAATGATTCAACAATATGATTGTAATAAAGACACGATATTAAAAGCGTTACATCTCTTAAAGGAAGAAAGTTTAATTTATCCAGTTGAAAAGAGTGGGTATTATGTATTGAAAAATCGAGTACCTGTTCGAAACACGACAAAAATTGGGTTGCCAAATCCGCTACAATTTCCAATTGAAGATTTTAGAAAATGTTTGAATGAATCGGTTATGGCAAGTTATGAAGGTGTTAGTAATCAGAGGGAATCCGTCAGAGGTGACCGTGAATTAATTGAAGCAATGGTGCCTTTATTAGAAAGTTATGGAGTGTATGCAAAGGAAGGTCAATTATCCATTACAACGGGGACACAACAAGCTTTATATATTTTACTCCAATTGATTGGGACAGGGGGACTGTTATTAGAACAGCCGACGTATAGTCGTATGAATCAATTAGTGAAGGAGTTAGGAATTCCGTATCAAATCATTGAACGAGAACAGACGCAAGATACGATTTCATTAGAAAAGTTAGAACGAATTTTTCAAAGTGGGACAATTCGTTATTTTTATACGATTTCTAGATTTCATAATCCACTAGGAATAAGTTATCCAGATAGCGTTAAAAAGAAAATCGTTGAATTAGCAGAAAAATACCAAGTCTATATTATTGAAGACGATTATATGGCGGATTACGAACGAGGAACTGCTACGCCTTTACATTATTTTGATACGAATGAAAGAGTCATCTATGTTAAATCTTTTTCATCGATTATATTTTCTGCTTTTAAAATGGGAATTGTCGTACTACCAAATGCTTTCATAAAGGAATTTGAGAAGAGAAAGCAATTATTAGATTTTGACTCGAATTTACTCATGCAAAAAACATTAGCGTTATTTATTCAAAATGGCTTATTTGAAAAGCATCGACAAAAAATGGTGGCTCACTATCATGAGAAATCCCAACAATTTAGACAATTATTAGAACAATCAACTGTAGGAAAAACACATTTACATGGGACACAGTTGTTATTAGAAAATAGCCAATTATCACTTTTGAAAGGACCGCTACATTCAGGCATAACAATTGATACATTAGAAGAAGCTTACATTGAAGAAATAATACCTCAAATTTTTTCATTAGATGTCTATGCTTTATCGATGACAGATATGCAAGATTTAATACACTTACTAGAAGAGGGGGGAGTTGATGAATAA
- a CDS encoding pyridoxamine kinase, translating into MVQKRIILANDLSGIGKVALTPTIPIMACCQIETILLPTILLSSHTGGFQQIAIQELLDFTKQSLAQWKALNLKIDALFIGYCRQMEQLKVLLDYHTTQSPDALLIVDPIMGDHGKLYSGFTEAYVQQMRNVCSKADVILPNLTEAALLTQTEYLEGIQPVESYQALAKKLADLGCKKVILTGIQLEVGSIGLLSYDAITEQFATAFTPHYPHHFFGTGDIVSAILSSCILQGFSLEKALSTATTFLDATLQETIAQQKDLQYGVAFEPQLHLLTQLFHS; encoded by the coding sequence GTGGTACAAAAAAGGATCATATTGGCCAATGACTTATCCGGAATCGGAAAAGTAGCACTGACTCCTACCATTCCGATTATGGCATGTTGTCAGATTGAAACGATACTTTTACCAACTATTTTACTGTCCTCTCATACAGGAGGATTCCAACAAATCGCTATCCAAGAACTACTAGACTTTACAAAACAAAGTTTAGCACAATGGAAAGCATTAAATTTAAAAATAGATGCACTATTTATTGGATATTGCAGACAAATGGAACAATTGAAAGTCTTGTTAGACTATCATACAACTCAAAGTCCAGATGCTCTACTCATCGTTGACCCCATTATGGGCGACCATGGAAAGTTATATAGTGGTTTTACTGAAGCATATGTCCAACAAATGAGAAACGTTTGTTCCAAAGCGGATGTTATTCTTCCCAATCTCACTGAAGCTGCATTATTAACCCAAACAGAGTATTTAGAAGGAATTCAACCAGTAGAATCCTATCAAGCTCTTGCTAAGAAATTAGCAGATTTAGGATGTAAAAAAGTCATCTTGACTGGTATTCAACTAGAAGTTGGTTCTATCGGATTATTGAGCTATGATGCTATAACAGAACAGTTTGCGACAGCTTTTACACCACATTATCCACATCATTTTTTTGGAACTGGAGATATTGTTTCAGCTATTTTGAGTTCTTGTATTTTACAAGGATTTTCTTTAGAAAAAGCTTTATCAACAGCTACAACCTTTCTTGATGCTACTCTTCAAGAAACGATTGCTCAACAAAAAGATTTACAATATGGAGTTGCTTTCGAGCCACAATTGCATCTTCTCACACAATTATTTCATTCATAG
- a CDS encoding ECF transporter S component, producing MKHYSLREMTQIALFAALIFLGVQLFRIPLGHQFVHFGNALVVVGCLVFGSKKGAIAATLGLGIFDILNGYAAEVWITILESLIVCWGIHLVYEKTLHQNDKAVNIIGIGILAAVIKIILNLVKYTFLRGMIIGGLAFTPAFVAAFTKILGTFGSAAFTVITVPILYPIFKKIYQQFKA from the coding sequence ATGAAACATTATTCATTACGAGAAATGACACAAATCGCATTATTTGCCGCTTTAATTTTCTTAGGAGTTCAGTTATTTAGAATTCCATTGGGACACCAATTCGTCCACTTTGGAAATGCCCTAGTCGTTGTTGGGTGCTTAGTATTCGGTAGTAAAAAAGGAGCCATTGCTGCTACTTTAGGCTTAGGAATTTTCGATATTTTAAATGGATATGCCGCTGAAGTTTGGATTACAATTTTAGAATCTCTGATTGTATGCTGGGGAATTCACCTTGTTTATGAAAAAACTCTTCATCAAAACGATAAAGCTGTAAATATTATCGGAATTGGTATTTTAGCTGCTGTTATTAAAATTATTTTAAACTTAGTAAAATACACTTTCCTTCGTGGAATGATTATTGGTGGATTAGCATTTACCCCTGCATTCGTTGCAGCCTTCACTAAAATTTTAGGAACATTTGGTTCAGCTGCTTTCACAGTCATTACTGTTCCAATTTTATATCCAATTTTCAAAAAAATTTATCAACAATTTAAAGCTTAA
- a CDS encoding MetQ/NlpA family ABC transporter substrate-binding protein: protein MKLRNLFLTAVAVVTLAACGNQTSKQETTKPAEHVKVAVVGSAAHEIWDFVAEKAKKENIDLEVIEMNDYVLPNTALEEGSVQLNAFQHRAYLAQWNKDKGSDIKEIGTTFIAPLYYFSTKYKSLKDLPEKAKVLVPKEVAIQGRALVALETEGLITLKDGVGTKASLADITSNPRNLEIIEAESAQAPRLLQDVDAASINGSIAQDAGLKVEDYIFTDADHLETIPKDRFNIIATNAKDAENPTYKKIVALFQADDVAKKMNEIGPGQYFPVWNAEK from the coding sequence ATGAAATTAAGAAATTTATTTTTAACAGCAGTCGCTGTAGTGACATTAGCAGCTTGCGGAAATCAAACTAGTAAACAAGAAACAACAAAACCAGCTGAACATGTAAAAGTTGCCGTTGTAGGTAGCGCAGCTCATGAAATTTGGGACTTTGTTGCTGAAAAAGCTAAAAAAGAAAACATTGACTTAGAAGTTATAGAAATGAACGACTATGTATTACCAAATACAGCATTAGAAGAAGGGTCTGTTCAATTAAATGCCTTCCAACACCGTGCTTATTTAGCACAATGGAACAAAGATAAAGGTTCAGATATTAAAGAAATTGGAACAACATTTATCGCACCATTATATTATTTCTCAACAAAATATAAATCATTAAAAGATTTACCAGAAAAAGCAAAAGTATTAGTACCAAAAGAAGTAGCAATCCAAGGTCGTGCTTTAGTAGCATTAGAAACAGAAGGATTAATTACATTAAAAGATGGAGTAGGAACAAAAGCCTCTCTAGCTGATATTACAAGCAATCCACGTAACTTAGAAATTATTGAAGCAGAATCAGCACAAGCACCTCGTTTATTACAAGATGTAGATGCAGCTTCAATTAATGGTTCAATAGCTCAAGATGCAGGATTAAAAGTTGAAGATTATATCTTCACAGATGCTGATCACTTAGAAACAATTCCAAAAGATCGTTTCAATATCATTGCTACAAACGCAAAAGATGCTGAAAATCCAACATACAAAAAAATTGTTGCATTATTCCAAGCAGATGATGTAGCGAAGAAAATGAATGAAATTGGACCAGGACAATATTTCCCAGTGTGGAACGCAGAAAAATAG
- a CDS encoding cation-translocating P-type ATPase → MSTVTKQAAYTQTEEQVLSSVQSTKEGLTSAQAKERLEKYGLNALQAGEKTTLLQKFINQFKDFMIIVLLAAAVISFFAHEGALDPTDAIVILAVVILNAIVGVIQESKAEEAIEALQKMASPVATVLRDGEPVHVKGEEIVVGDIVILEAGDVVPADMRLLEVNTIKIEEAALTGESVPVEKDLSIPEGEDVGIGDRSNMAFASTNVTYGRALGVVTATGMDTEVGKIAHMLANTEESKTPLQENQDALGKWLTIMILVIAVIIFGMGLIRGYEWTHMLLTAIAIAVAAIPEGLPAISTIILALGTQKMASRHALVRKLPAVETLGGVEVICSDKTGTLTLNQMTVEKMVFNNEIHDAHEEMNESIAALRMMNLANDTKITEDKLIGDPTETAMVQFGLDKGYDVRVDLEKHPRVAEVPFDSTRKLMSTIHQLEDGNYLVATKGAPDMLFEKVTHIEEHGQVRPITQEDRDTLARLNKEMATQALRVLAIAYKYIDQIPETMDSESVEFDFVFAGLVGMIDPERKEAALAIQVAKEAGIRTVMITGDHRDTAQAIAKRLGILRPDQEDGVLTGAELNAISDEELARTIEDYSVYARVSPEHKVRIVKAWQADGKVVSMTGDGVNDAPSLKQADIGVGMGITGTEVSKGASDMVLADDNFETIVVAVEEGRKVFSNIQKAVQYLLSANLGEVMTLFIATMAGWSILEPIHILWINLVTDVFPAITLGMEEAEADIMKHPPRGKSSNFLSNGVLPSIYYQGIFEGGVTLFVYWYATHVAGWGVPTGETMAFASLGLIQLFHAFNVKSVYKSLATVGVFKNKMFNIAIVVSALMLLSVLVIPGLTTVFSVTVLTLEQWLMVLAAAFSIVPFVEIAKAIMRTMGLDKD, encoded by the coding sequence GTGTCGACTGTGACAAAACAAGCCGCATACACACAAACGGAAGAACAAGTTCTTTCCAGTGTACAATCTACTAAAGAAGGGTTAACTTCTGCTCAAGCAAAAGAACGTTTAGAAAAATACGGTCTAAATGCTTTACAAGCAGGTGAAAAAACTACTTTATTGCAAAAATTCATTAATCAGTTTAAAGATTTTATGATTATTGTCTTACTTGCAGCAGCAGTTATTTCATTTTTTGCCCATGAAGGAGCTCTAGATCCAACGGATGCAATTGTAATTTTGGCCGTTGTTATCTTAAATGCAATTGTAGGGGTAATTCAAGAATCAAAAGCAGAAGAAGCAATTGAAGCCTTACAAAAAATGGCTTCTCCAGTTGCGACAGTTTTACGTGATGGTGAACCCGTTCATGTAAAAGGGGAAGAAATTGTAGTCGGAGATATCGTGATTTTAGAAGCAGGAGATGTGGTTCCTGCAGATATGCGATTATTAGAAGTCAATACGATTAAAATTGAAGAAGCTGCCTTAACAGGGGAATCTGTTCCGGTAGAAAAAGATTTAAGCATTCCTGAAGGGGAAGATGTTGGTATTGGTGACCGTTCAAATATGGCATTTGCAAGTACAAATGTGACTTACGGACGTGCGTTAGGGGTTGTTACTGCAACAGGTATGGATACTGAAGTTGGTAAAATTGCCCATATGTTAGCAAACACAGAAGAAAGTAAAACTCCATTACAAGAAAACCAAGATGCTCTAGGTAAATGGTTAACAATTATGATTTTAGTCATTGCTGTTATCATTTTCGGAATGGGTTTAATTCGTGGATACGAATGGACTCATATGTTATTAACAGCCATTGCGATTGCAGTCGCAGCGATTCCAGAAGGTTTACCAGCGATTTCAACGATTATTTTAGCATTAGGAACTCAAAAAATGGCAAGCCGTCATGCATTAGTTCGTAAATTACCAGCCGTTGAAACATTAGGTGGTGTAGAAGTTATTTGTTCAGATAAAACAGGTACGTTAACATTAAACCAAATGACCGTTGAGAAAATGGTATTTAACAATGAAATTCATGATGCACACGAAGAAATGAACGAATCAATTGCTGCACTTCGTATGATGAATTTAGCTAATGATACTAAAATTACGGAAGATAAATTAATTGGGGATCCAACTGAAACAGCGATGGTTCAATTTGGATTAGATAAAGGGTATGATGTACGTGTTGATTTAGAAAAACATCCACGTGTAGCGGAAGTGCCATTTGATTCAACTCGTAAATTAATGTCAACGATTCATCAATTAGAAGATGGAAACTATTTAGTAGCGACAAAAGGTGCTCCAGATATGTTATTTGAAAAAGTCACTCATATTGAAGAACACGGACAAGTTCGCCCAATTACTCAAGAAGACCGTGATACATTAGCTCGCTTAAATAAAGAAATGGCGACCCAAGCTTTACGTGTATTAGCCATTGCTTATAAATACATTGACCAAATCCCAGAAACAATGGATTCAGAATCTGTTGAGTTCGACTTTGTATTTGCTGGATTAGTCGGAATGATTGACCCTGAAAGAAAAGAAGCAGCTTTAGCGATTCAAGTTGCAAAAGAAGCAGGTATTCGTACGGTAATGATTACAGGTGACCACCGTGATACAGCTCAAGCAATTGCAAAACGTTTAGGAATTTTACGTCCTGACCAAGAAGATGGTGTCTTAACTGGTGCAGAATTAAATGCAATTTCTGATGAAGAATTAGCACGTACAATTGAAGATTACTCAGTTTACGCACGTGTATCTCCAGAGCATAAAGTTCGTATTGTAAAAGCATGGCAAGCAGATGGAAAAGTTGTTTCAATGACTGGTGACGGTGTAAATGATGCTCCATCTCTAAAACAAGCGGATATCGGTGTAGGTATGGGGATTACTGGTACTGAAGTATCTAAAGGTGCTAGTGATATGGTTCTTGCAGATGATAACTTTGAGACAATCGTTGTAGCCGTAGAAGAAGGTCGTAAAGTATTCTCGAATATCCAAAAAGCAGTTCAATATTTATTATCTGCTAACTTAGGGGAAGTAATGACATTATTTATTGCCACAATGGCTGGTTGGTCAATACTTGAACCAATTCATATTTTATGGATTAACTTAGTAACAGACGTATTCCCAGCGATTACTTTGGGTATGGAAGAGGCAGAAGCAGATATTATGAAACATCCACCTCGTGGTAAGAGTTCTAACTTCTTATCAAATGGGGTATTACCAAGTATTTACTATCAAGGTATCTTTGAAGGTGGAGTTACTTTATTCGTTTATTGGTATGCGACTCATGTAGCAGGTTGGGGAGTTCCAACTGGTGAAACAATGGCATTTGCATCTCTTGGTTTAATTCAATTATTCCATGCATTTAATGTGAAATCTGTTTATAAATCTTTAGCAACAGTTGGGGTATTTAAAAATAAAATGTTCAATATTGCGATTGTTGTGTCTGCTTTAATGTTATTATCTGTTTTAGTTATTCCTGGTTTAACGACTGTGTTTAGTGTGACAGTGTTGACTTTAGAACAATGGTTAATGGTGTTAGCAGCGGCATTCTCAATTGTTCCATTCGTTGAAATTGCAAAAGCAATAATGAGAACGATGGGCTTGGACAAAGACTGA
- the recQ gene encoding DNA helicase RecQ, producing MNKEGILKHYYGYDSFRPAQAEIIETILSKRDVLAIMPTSAGKSICFQVPALMLEGITIVVSPLISLMYDQVTSLREMGIQAVLFNSAMSRSEYYQAMEQLQRGEVKLLYVAPERFEQEGFLEMMQGIQISMVAVDEAHCISQWGQDFRPSYQNIDTFVAQLPTRPIVAAFTATATPRVRLDIKQQLKLQHPFEVVTSFDRANLYFGMEEPRDKMSRLLELIKEKEPTIVFCNTRKEVEKVCEKLQKKGIAADWYHAGLSPEARSKVQEDFIFDRIDVIVATNAFGMGIDKSNVRKVIHYNMPKDIESYYQEAGRAGRDGEPAECILLYGAKDIIINKFLVKQNQDKVGMAKLNEMIDYCRTVRCLRGFMLNYFGQKDISEDCGHCTNCLNKVELSDVTPQAQMILSCIIRMKERYGMSKVSEVLRGSKRAEMKALHFDQLSTYGIMKDYSDKALKEFISSLIADRYIETEGLQYPILQVSDLGKKALKNREKIEVKPIVAQILQKPDAIQQHKVQDNVPFDEVLFDRLRSIRMDLAFAQHVPPFLVFSDKTLKEFCRHLPTTDREFLQISGVGEKKLETYGEAFMKVIREYKQ from the coding sequence ATGAATAAGGAAGGAATTTTAAAACATTATTATGGTTACGATAGCTTCAGACCTGCTCAAGCAGAAATTATTGAAACGATTTTATCTAAAAGAGATGTTCTAGCGATTATGCCAACTTCTGCAGGGAAATCCATTTGTTTCCAAGTACCAGCCTTAATGTTAGAGGGAATAACCATTGTGGTATCCCCATTAATTTCCTTAATGTATGATCAAGTGACATCATTAAGAGAAATGGGAATTCAAGCGGTTTTATTCAATAGTGCCATGAGTAGAAGTGAATATTACCAAGCTATGGAGCAATTGCAACGTGGAGAAGTGAAGTTATTGTATGTTGCTCCAGAAAGGTTTGAACAAGAAGGATTTCTAGAGATGATGCAAGGGATACAGATTAGTATGGTTGCAGTAGACGAAGCGCACTGTATTTCTCAGTGGGGGCAAGATTTTAGACCGAGTTATCAAAATATTGATACATTTGTTGCACAACTTCCGACTCGTCCCATTGTGGCAGCTTTTACTGCGACGGCTACTCCAAGAGTTCGCTTAGACATTAAGCAACAATTAAAATTACAACATCCTTTTGAAGTTGTCACAAGTTTTGACCGTGCAAATTTATATTTTGGAATGGAAGAGCCAAGGGATAAAATGAGCCGTCTACTAGAGTTGATTAAGGAAAAGGAACCCACGATTGTATTTTGTAACACTCGCAAAGAAGTCGAAAAAGTCTGTGAGAAATTACAAAAGAAGGGAATTGCTGCGGATTGGTATCATGCAGGATTAAGCCCTGAAGCTAGAAGTAAAGTACAGGAAGATTTTATATTTGACCGTATTGATGTCATTGTGGCAACGAATGCATTTGGAATGGGGATTGATAAATCCAATGTGAGAAAAGTGATTCACTACAATATGCCAAAAGATATCGAAAGCTATTATCAAGAAGCAGGACGCGCAGGGCGAGATGGTGAGCCTGCAGAATGTATTTTATTATATGGGGCAAAAGACATTATTATTAATAAATTTTTAGTGAAGCAAAATCAAGATAAAGTTGGCATGGCAAAACTTAATGAGATGATTGATTATTGTCGAACCGTTCGTTGTTTGCGAGGGTTTATGCTGAATTATTTTGGTCAAAAAGATATATCGGAAGATTGCGGGCATTGTACGAACTGCTTGAATAAAGTGGAGTTGAGCGACGTAACGCCACAAGCTCAAATGATTTTGTCCTGTATTATTCGTATGAAAGAAAGATATGGAATGAGTAAAGTATCTGAAGTGTTACGAGGAAGTAAACGAGCTGAAATGAAGGCTCTACACTTTGACCAATTATCTACTTATGGAATTATGAAAGACTATTCGGATAAAGCGTTAAAAGAATTTATCTCTTCTTTAATTGCAGATCGCTATATCGAAACGGAAGGATTACAATATCCGATTTTACAAGTGAGTGATTTAGGAAAGAAAGCATTGAAAAACCGTGAGAAAATCGAAGTGAAACCAATTGTAGCGCAAATTCTGCAAAAACCAGATGCGATTCAACAACATAAAGTTCAAGATAATGTACCATTTGATGAAGTCTTGTTTGACCGATTACGTTCGATTCGTATGGATTTAGCCTTTGCTCAACATGTTCCACCATTCTTAGTCTTCTCAGATAAAACTCTGAAAGAATTTTGTCGTCATTTACCGACAACGGATAGAGAATTCTTACAAATTAGTGGAGTTGGGGAGAAAAAACTAGAGACTTATGGGGAAGCGTTTATGAAAGTGATACGAGAATATAAACAATGA
- a CDS encoding competence protein CoiA, translating to MKIARDSNGELVYAYKGIELDKSNDYVCPTCGELVQICQKKNGEYFFRHRTQVRHDGETEAHQKGKEELQESLVQQGYRAELERYEAVIGQIPDLTIEVGGKEWVLEYQCSVIPIKEMTARTKALESIERNVSWILGKKFLQKNLCEMSLYCIRYHPQLGNYLCFYTDKQWIIHHHLTLHLQKRKYLFQESRCDIGKLDWKKVFQIFEESECVHIFQSASTDSSWSKEEWQAFVLSPQKENRQFLEVLYYHRWSMDQLEVCRCYPKYSWSIKTYNLIWQGYLWMGIDRLKINQIFSIQQCYDFLKKLATQKKIRFSSCYEQEKVCQCEIEHFFKKIMLETKSLTQVPDGKWKKIKN from the coding sequence ATGAAGATTGCAAGAGATTCAAATGGAGAATTAGTATATGCGTATAAAGGGATTGAATTAGATAAATCGAATGATTATGTTTGTCCGACGTGTGGAGAACTTGTGCAAATTTGTCAAAAGAAAAATGGAGAGTATTTTTTCAGACATAGAACGCAAGTAAGGCATGATGGAGAAACAGAGGCACATCAAAAAGGAAAGGAGGAATTACAAGAGAGTCTCGTGCAACAAGGATATAGGGCAGAATTAGAACGGTATGAAGCAGTGATTGGGCAAATTCCGGATCTTACCATTGAAGTAGGGGGTAAAGAATGGGTGTTGGAATATCAGTGTAGTGTCATTCCAATAAAAGAAATGACTGCTCGAACGAAGGCATTAGAAAGTATAGAAAGAAATGTCTCGTGGATTCTTGGAAAGAAGTTTTTACAAAAAAATTTATGTGAGATGAGTTTGTATTGTATTCGATATCATCCACAATTAGGGAATTATTTGTGCTTCTATACGGATAAACAATGGATTATCCATCATCATCTGACATTGCACCTTCAAAAAAGGAAGTATCTTTTTCAGGAAAGTCGATGTGATATAGGTAAGCTCGATTGGAAGAAAGTATTTCAGATTTTTGAAGAGTCGGAGTGTGTACATATTTTCCAATCCGCTAGTACAGATTCTTCTTGGAGTAAAGAAGAGTGGCAAGCATTTGTTTTAAGTCCTCAAAAAGAAAATCGGCAATTTCTAGAAGTACTCTATTATCATAGATGGTCAATGGATCAATTAGAGGTATGCCGTTGTTATCCAAAATATTCTTGGAGTATTAAAACTTATAACCTTATCTGGCAAGGATACTTATGGATGGGCATTGATCGACTGAAAATAAATCAGATTTTTTCGATTCAGCAGTGTTATGATTTTTTGAAAAAATTAGCGACACAAAAGAAAATTCGTTTTTCTTCATGTTATGAGCAAGAGAAAGTTTGTCAGTGTGAGATAGAACATTTTTTTAAAAAAATAATGCTGGAAACAAAGAGTCTGACGCAAGTGCCAGACGGTAAGTGGAAGAAAATAAAAAACTAG